The genomic interval GTTGCAGCTGGCCCAGCTCGGCGCACTCCACCGGCACCCCATCCGCCAGACCTGCCCGGCGCAGGTGATCGCGGCTGGCGGCGACCGCCTCCCCATCCTGATCAAACCCAAGGATGGTCGGGAGGTTTTCCGCACCGCGCTCCTGGCGCTCCAGCGCTTCGTCGATCAGGGGTTTCCACAGGGCATCATCGTGGCCCCGCCAGTGATGAAAACCAAAGCGTGTGCGCAACAGACCCGGCGCGGTGTCGGTCGCCATCCACGCCGCCTCGATCAACAGCGTTCCCGACCCACACATGGGGTCAATCAACGCCCCGCCTTGGGCGGCCAGTGCGGGCCAGTCGCCGCGCAACAGCATGGCCGCCGCCACGTTCTCTTTTAACGGCGCCCTTCTGCCCTCGCGCCGATAGCCGCGCTGGTGCAGGCTCTCGCCCGATAAATCAATCGCCACCGTCACCGCCGCTTCCATCATGTGGACGTTCACCCGCACATCGGGCTGATCGGTGTCCACGGTCGGCCGCGCGCCACTGGCATCCCGCAGCTGATCGACGATGGCATCCTTAACGCGCTGCTGGGCAAATCGGCTATGGGCGATGCGCGCCCGCACCCCGGTGAAGTCCACCGCCAGTGTGTTCTCCACCCCCAGATGCGGCGACCAGTCGATGCCCTGCACCCCGGTATACAGGGCCTGTTCGTCCTGGGCCTCAAAGTGGGCGATGGGCAGGAGGATGCGGTTGGCGAGCCGGGACCACAAACACGCCCGGTAGGCACCCGCCAGCGGTTCGGTAAAGGCGACCCCGCCACGCTGCACCCGCGCGCTGGCCAAGCCAAGGTCACGCAGCTCCGCGGCCAGCAGCTCTTCGAACCCGCGCGGGGCGGTGGCAAAAAATTCAGTCATTGGTGTATTGCTACCCGTACAGAGCCGGGAGTTCACGAGCCCCGCCAGCGGCCTGAATAAAAGGATCGACCACCCTGACGCTGCCGTAATACCGGCCATGCTGAAAGTCCTCTGAGAGGATTTCGGGGATGCCATTGACCTCAGCATAGGCCCACAGATGGGCATCAAACCAAGACAGGCCATAGACCTCAGCCCCGCGCAGTGCAGTTTGCAGGACGAGCGCATCCGGATAGAGCACATCAAACTGCTGCATCATTGCCTCGGCTTCGATCAGGGCTTCTCTTCTGATAAGAAGTGGCTCCCCCGCAAGTGCGCAGCGAGGCCGGGTGACGGCTGCGACAAACTCAATAATCGCTTGATGCGGCAAAAGTGTGGGTTCACCTGCCTGCAGACGTTGAGCCAGTAGCTCTGTTGCCAGACGTTGCTTTGTCGGGTCGACTGGATCGAATCGATAGACCAGTATGTTGGTATCAATCAGCACGGACACGTTCGTAAAGCGCCTCCCGCGTCCACTCTCGATCTGGAGACGTGCTGCGACTATTCACCTTCATTGAGCGCTCCCGGGCCTGCTGCCGACGAGTCGCCTCCTCAAAAAGTCGCAACCGCTCTGCGGGTGACTTCGCCCTACCACCAGGTCTGCTGATTGCGTCTTTGGGCCGGATCCGAATCACATCTCCGGCAGACTCAAAATCAATCTGATCACCCGGATGGATTCCATGCGCATCCGCGATTTTCTTGGGCAGGGTAACCTGTAATTTGCTAGTAACTTTGGGCATGAGTAAAGCTTACCAAGGAATCTCTCCTTACTCAATCCTTACTAACATCCGCGATCAAAAAGGTAATAAGTCGACCATGAACATTCCGCTACGCGGCAGCCAGCGGATGTTGAACCCGGCGGCGGCCAGAATCGGGTTCATCGCATCACCCAAGGCACCCTTGAGGAAGTTCCGGCGCATGCGGCGGCCGGCTTTCAAGTGGCCGATGCTCGGCTCCACTGCCTGGCGGCGCTTGAGCAGCCGCTTCTCCGCTTTGCTCATACGCTTTGGCTTGCCGCGGTGGAGGATGCGGATGCCGTCAACTTCCCGGCCGCGGTAACCCAGGCCCACCAAGGCGGTTTTCACTGGCGTGTCCGTGAGGATCGCCGTCTGCTCGAGCTGCTCGGCCAGCGTATCGCCGTCGTAGGGGTTACCGGGGAAGGATCGGGCGCCAACGATAAGGCCTTTTTGCGCGGTGACGGCGAAGCTCGCCTTCACGCCGAACTCATAGGGCTGCCGGGCCTTGCCCTTGCTGATGCACTCAACCTCCGGCGGACTTCCGGCGACAGATAACCAGCGAAGTGTCTATTTTCAAAACTGTCCGCTTGACGGGGGAGCTGACGCATACTCTTCCGCGATGCCAATCTGATCCGGGGACAGTCGGACCAACTGACCATCACGCCAGACCACGGCATACTGTCCAAGCCGGCGCTTGCGCTCCAGGGCGTTGGCGACCGCCTTCTTAAGGGCTTCCAGCGCCTGTTGTTCGTACTGGCGATCTTCCATCATGCAGTCCTCTCCAGCATACCGACGGCGGGCTCGCGGCCCCTTTTAACGACTCGCCAGCGCCCTCGCCTCTGCCTCGCGGATAACCGTTGCATCCTTCGCGGCGTCGGTGCACAGATAGGCCGGATCGACGGTGATTCCCACCCGCGGCAAATCCAGGCGATCAGCATCCCAGCAGGTCGCAATCGTGGCATCGGCATGCGTGCGCTCGACGGTATGGCCGCGACAGGCAATCACCAACAGATCGACCTCTGCATCACTGGCCGGCAGCAGACCCTCCGCGTGGTAAGTCAGCGCGAGCTCAGCGCCCTTCGGCCCGTGTTCGATATCCCAGCCATCATTCTCACGGCAGCTGTCGTGGAAAAAGGCAAACAGCTCGATAACCCGGCGGTTGGCACCCGTGGTCTCAGCCAACAACAGGCCGTTGTGGCTTACCCGCTGCCAGTGCTCGGGCCCATGGGGACTGTGCGCCGGCAGCAAGAAACAGCCCGTGGTGTAATCAAGAACAGCCTGGCGCTCTTCGGCAGAGAGCACCTCAGCCATGGTCGGTAGGTTCACTGACTGTCTCCCTGCAATGTGATGACCAATGTCCGTGGCCCACCGCGGTCACGGTGTTCACAAAAGTAAATGCCCTGCCAGGTGCCGAGGTTGAGTCGCCCCTCGGTGATCGGGATTTGCACGCTCGCGCCCATCAGGCTCGCCTTGATGTGGGCGGGCATGTCATCCGGGCCCTCGATGGTGTGGGTATAGCCATCGGGGCCCTCGGGCACCAGGCGGTTCATGCTGGTCTCGTAATCCACGCGGACCGACGGATCGGCATTTTCATTGATCGTGAGCGACGCCGAGGTATGCCGCATGAACACATGCAATAGGCCGACGCGAATCTCGGCGATCTCGGGCATCGCCTCCCGCACGGCGTCGGTCACCAGATGAAAGCCCCGCGGCCGGTTAAGCTCGATTTCCCGCTGAATCCACATAGCGCTTACGATACAAGATCAGTCGGATGTTCCGTCAGCAAACCGGAAAGGTGAATGAAACGGTTTTCGATAATCCTTGGCCTGATCCTGCTCACCACGAGCGCCTTCGCCCAGAACGATCCGGTCACGGCCCTACGCGATGACGGCCATGTCCTGATGCTGCGCCATGCCATCGCCCCGGGCTTTGGCGACCCGGCCGAGTTCGATATCAATGACTGCTCAACGCAACGCAACCTCTCCGAGGAGGGCCGGGCACAGGCCCGGTCGATTGGCGAGCGCCTGCGCGGCGAGGGCTTGGGTGACATAACGGTGTACACCAGCGCGTGGTGCCGTTGCCGGGAGACCGCGGCCGAGATGGATCTGACCGAGGCCAAGGCCCACCCAGGGCTGAGTAGTTTTTTTCAGGACCGCGAGGGGCGCGATGAGATCATCGCAGAATTACGGGATTTGCTCTCTGAACTCGCCGATGGCCCGCCCGCGGTGCTTGTCACCCACCAGGTGAATATCCGCGCGATCGCCGGCCAGGGCGTGCGATCCGGCGAGGGGCTGATCGTAAAGCCCGATGACGAGGGCTCAGTCCGCATCGTCGGATCGCTCCGGCCGTGAAACCTAACCAACCGTGGCGATGAATTCGCCAAGCACCCGCAGATCGCCCAGGTCATCGGTATCACTCAGGACCATGTCCGCGTAACCGGGTGCGGTGGTCGGCCCGGTGGGTGGCCCTGGGCGCGCGGATGATGTCCCGGGTCTGGTTGGTGCCGGCCTTCTGGTGTTGAGAGCGCTCCTTGATGCGATGACCCGCGTCCACCACCAGCGCCGGCGCTTGAGGCAGAACCAGCAGATTGCGGAGTGGATGGGGTTGGGGTGAGTCGGGGTCGGTCGACTTGGAGCACCGAACGGCTTACGACACCTTCCGGTAAACCTCGAACCGGGCCGCCAGCCGCTCCCGGTCCGGATAATCCCGCTTGCGGTTCGGCAGGTGCAGCAGTTGGCCATCGCTCTGCTTCAGGGCCTCCAGGGTTGGGCCGTCGTTCTGAGCCATCAGCGCATCGGACACATGCAGCCGATAATCCGGATCGATGCCAATCATATGGCCATCAAATGCCGCATGATGGACCTTTGATAGCGGCAAGCCGTTGACCACCTCTGGCTGCCCGAGGCGCTCATCGCGATCGGCAACGATGTGAGCGGCGTCCAATAAACGCTCCTCCGGCAGGTTAGAAATGGCGCAGCGATAGTCATAGGCCGAGAGCACTGCCTCACGAAACTGCGATTGGTGCAGGCGCTGTTTGACCTGACGAAGCGTGTAGCGGCGCTCAATGGCGTCATTGGGCTGCGATGCGGTCACACTGGGTTCCTCGCCGAAGGTCACTGAGACAGACAGGGAATTGGGGTCCCAGTCGGCAATAAATGCGGGCATCACCGCCTGGAATCGTCCGGGCGCGACACCGAGGAAATAGATGAACGGGGTACCGGCTTCCCACGCCTCGCGTAGCCAAATGTTGTTCCGGGCGTCGGGCTTGTCGCCCATAAAGGCATAATCGACGCACTCGTCACCGGCGTAAATCTGGTCATGAACCTGGCGCTGGTCGTCATACCAGACCTTTGCGCCCTTGCGAGGAATCACCGTGCGGATCGACAGCAGATAGCGCATTTGCCGAGGCTTGAAGATGCCCTGCTGCGGATTGACCAGCGGGATGCGCTGACCCTCAAACTGAAAACCATCGCGGATGATGCGGGAGCTCAGCACCCCGTGCTGTGCCGTTAGGGCGGCGACGTGGGCGAAGGCGGCGGCGCGGAAGTCCTCGTCAGATGAATCCATAGATCAAACTCCCGTCTTCGACGTCGGGATCATCACCGCTCAATCAGCCAAGCCTTCATCGGCCAGCGGCATGTCGTTGAGCTCATCTCTGCGCAGGCGCCAATCCGGCAGGTACTGGTCCATGAAACCCCTGAACCGGGCGTTATGACGGCGCTCAAGCAGATGCACCATTTCGTGCACCAGCACATACTCCAGGCACCTCAGGGGCTTCTTCGCGAGCTCCAGATTCAGCCAAATGCGCTTCGCCTGGATGTTACAACTGCCCCAAAGCGTCCTCATTCGTTTGATGCGGCATTCGTTGACCTCGACCCCCATTACCGGCGCCCACAAAGAGATAAGGCCAGGAATGTGGGTCTTAAGCTGCTGTCGGTACCAACGCTCCAGCACCTTTTCCCGAGCCAGCCGATCGGCACCGGGCCGGACCCGCAGTTGGAGCGTGCCTTTGTCGACCACCCGCACTCCCGGATGGCCGGGCCGCTCCACAACGTCCAAGCGGTAGCGGGTCCCGCTGTAGTAATGGCTTTCTCCAGTGACCATTTCCCGAGTGGACTCGCGCTTCTGGCGCGCAAAACTTCGCTGCTGCCGGTAAATCCAGCTCAGCCGAGAGACGATCGCCAGCCGCACCGACTCATCGTCCAGATGCACCGGTGCGGAGACGCGAACGGCGCCGTTGGGTGGATAAACGCCGATATGCAGGTTTTTGATCGCCTTGCGGCGAACCTCCACGGGGATGCCACTGACCTCAATATGACGGCACTCAATAGTCACTCTGATTCCTCACCAACTCCATGATCTTTCCCACTGGCATTGTACAACTGGGTAACTTAGCGGGGCGGGAACTGAGCCATGGCAACAGCAGCCGACGGTCTTTCCAATCCGCAAAAAGGCCCGGTACTGCGAGGCGTTTCCTGCCGAGGCTTTTGCAATCGCCGAGCGCGCCGGTGTCAGCACCGCGCCTGCGGAACTCGATCGTGCATCAGGAGTTAGGCTCGGGCGTAGGAACAAAGCTCATCTTTCATGAAATTTGCCCACAAAATAAACGGCGATTCACTCAGCCAAGGAATATCGCATAGAGAAAGCGCA from Spiribacter sp. 2438 carries:
- a CDS encoding PIN domain-containing protein, with amino-acid sequence MSVLIDTNILVYRFDPVDPTKQRLATELLAQRLQAGEPTLLPHQAIIEFVAAVTRPRCALAGEPLLIRREALIEAEAMMQQFDVLYPDALVLQTALRGAEVYGLSWFDAHLWAYAEVNGIPEILSEDFQHGRYYGSVRVVDPFIQAAGGARELPALYG
- a CDS encoding AbrB/MazE/SpoVT family DNA-binding domain-containing protein, whose amino-acid sequence is MPKVTSKLQVTLPKKIADAHGIHPGDQIDFESAGDVIRIRPKDAISRPGGRAKSPAERLRLFEEATRRQQARERSMKVNSRSTSPDREWTREALYERVRAD
- a CDS encoding secondary thiamine-phosphate synthase enzyme YjbQ: MWIQREIELNRPRGFHLVTDAVREAMPEIAEIRVGLLHVFMRHTSASLTINENADPSVRVDYETSMNRLVPEGPDGYTHTIEGPDDMPAHIKASLMGASVQIPITEGRLNLGTWQGIYFCEHRDRGGPRTLVITLQGDSQ
- a CDS encoding histidine phosphatase family protein, with protein sequence MKRFSIILGLILLTTSAFAQNDPVTALRDDGHVLMLRHAIAPGFGDPAEFDINDCSTQRNLSEEGRAQARSIGERLRGEGLGDITVYTSAWCRCRETAAEMDLTEAKAHPGLSSFFQDREGRDEIIAELRDLLSELADGPPAVLVTHQVNIRAIAGQGVRSGEGLIVKPDDEGSVRIVGSLRP
- a CDS encoding HNH endonuclease, whose amino-acid sequence is MDSSDEDFRAAAFAHVAALTAQHGVLSSRIIRDGFQFEGQRIPLVNPQQGIFKPRQMRYLLSIRTVIPRKGAKVWYDDQRQVHDQIYAGDECVDYAFMGDKPDARNNIWLREAWEAGTPFIYFLGVAPGRFQAVMPAFIADWDPNSLSVSVTFGEEPSVTASQPNDAIERRYTLRQVKQRLHQSQFREAVLSAYDYRCAISNLPEERLLDAAHIVADRDERLGQPEVVNGLPLSKVHHAAFDGHMIGIDPDYRLHVSDALMAQNDGPTLEALKQSDGQLLHLPNRKRDYPDRERLAARFEVYRKVS
- a CDS encoding M48 family metallopeptidase gives rise to the protein MTIECRHIEVSGIPVEVRRKAIKNLHIGVYPPNGAVRVSAPVHLDDESVRLAIVSRLSWIYRQQRSFARQKRESTREMVTGESHYYSGTRYRLDVVERPGHPGVRVVDKGTLQLRVRPGADRLAREKVLERWYRQQLKTHIPGLISLWAPVMGVEVNECRIKRMRTLWGSCNIQAKRIWLNLELAKKPLRCLEYVLVHEMVHLLERRHNARFRGFMDQYLPDWRLRRDELNDMPLADEGLAD